Proteins encoded within one genomic window of Granulicella pectinivorans:
- a CDS encoding phosphatidate cytidylyltransferase — protein MTRILTAVLLIAVVFALIFFGQLWMITLFAALVAELAAFEYLQLAWTGGARIPLAWMLIGTACLFLPLMPFWPLEGQLPLLSALAITLFTWTAFRSPLATVLPSTAQGLFGLLYVAFPMTLVPVLWKQEDGPALLVFLLVCVWSGDIFALYIGKNFGKARLAPRLSPNKTWLGSAASLIGSLVCGLAVVFASDTLAQRGITTMHITEPLWQSALLAILINAAAQLGDLLESAIKRGVNVKDSGTLLPGHGGILDRIDALLLAAPVLWFALLLKDTFKLGAF, from the coding sequence ATGACACGAATCCTCACCGCCGTACTTCTCATCGCCGTCGTCTTCGCCCTCATCTTCTTCGGCCAGTTGTGGATGATCACTCTCTTCGCCGCCCTCGTCGCCGAGCTGGCCGCGTTTGAGTACCTCCAACTCGCCTGGACCGGCGGAGCCCGCATCCCCCTCGCCTGGATGCTCATCGGCACGGCCTGCCTCTTCCTCCCCCTCATGCCCTTCTGGCCCCTCGAAGGCCAGCTCCCTCTCCTCAGCGCCCTCGCCATCACCCTCTTCACCTGGACGGCCTTCCGCTCCCCCCTTGCCACGGTCCTTCCCAGTACCGCCCAGGGCCTCTTCGGCCTTCTCTACGTCGCCTTCCCCATGACCCTGGTCCCGGTCCTTTGGAAGCAGGAAGACGGCCCCGCGCTTCTTGTCTTTCTCCTCGTCTGCGTCTGGTCCGGCGACATCTTCGCCCTCTACATCGGCAAGAACTTCGGCAAGGCCCGTCTCGCCCCGCGCCTCAGCCCCAACAAGACCTGGCTAGGCTCTGCCGCCTCCCTCATCGGCTCCCTCGTCTGTGGCCTCGCCGTCGTCTTCGCGTCGGACACACTCGCCCAGCGAGGCATCACGACGATGCACATCACCGAACCCCTCTGGCAGTCCGCCCTGCTCGCCATCCTTATCAACGCCGCCGCCCAGCTCGGCGACCTGCTCGAGTCCGCCATCAAGCGCGGCGTCAACGTCAAGGACTCCGGCACCCTGCTTCCCGGCCACGGAGGCATCCTCGACCGCATCGACGCCCTGCTCCTCGCCGCCCCGGTCCTCTGGTTCGCCCTCCTGCTCAAGGACACCTTCAAACTCGGTGCGTTTTAG
- the uppS gene encoding polyprenyl diphosphate synthase — protein MKSNQSQFQPPRVHELSPEEQAVYAQLDPERAPQHVAIIMDGNGRWAGKRLLKRFLGHKQGAESVQYVVETASRINLPWLTLYAFSLENNLRRPKSEVSFLMTLLKNYLVGNVERMNANNVRMAYIGRIHELPQEVRDTMQWASEETARNTGTTLTLALNYGARSEIIDATRSILNNLIAEAHKRGCSLEDMLQVDGLDTHLEEHHITNNLYTAHMPDPDLVIRTSGEQRISNFLLWQIAYSEIFVTERLWPDFRGVHLLEAIANYQQRERRFGGLGEGTDEHLAGLQPASEVAEEISTQLDQTASTLTRR, from the coding sequence ATGAAATCGAACCAGTCACAATTTCAGCCTCCTCGCGTCCACGAGCTCTCCCCCGAGGAGCAGGCGGTTTACGCCCAACTCGACCCCGAGCGCGCGCCCCAGCATGTGGCCATCATCATGGACGGCAACGGCCGCTGGGCCGGCAAGCGCCTCCTCAAGCGCTTCCTCGGACATAAGCAGGGCGCCGAGAGCGTTCAGTACGTCGTTGAGACCGCCTCTCGCATCAACCTGCCCTGGCTCACCCTCTACGCCTTCTCGCTCGAAAACAACCTGCGCCGCCCCAAGTCCGAAGTCAGCTTCCTGATGACTCTCCTCAAGAACTACCTCGTCGGCAACGTAGAGCGCATGAACGCCAACAACGTCCGCATGGCCTACATCGGCCGCATCCACGAGCTTCCCCAGGAGGTCCGCGACACCATGCAGTGGGCGTCTGAGGAGACCGCCCGCAACACCGGCACCACCCTCACCCTGGCCCTCAACTACGGCGCCCGCTCCGAGATCATCGACGCCACCCGCTCCATCCTGAACAACCTCATCGCCGAAGCCCACAAGCGCGGCTGCTCCCTCGAGGACATGCTCCAGGTCGACGGTCTCGATACGCATCTCGAGGAGCATCACATCACCAACAACCTCTACACCGCGCACATGCCCGATCCCGACCTCGTCATCCGCACCTCCGGCGAGCAGCGCATCTCGAACTTCCTCCTCTGGCAGATCGCCTACTCGGAGATCTTCGTCACGGAGCGCCTCTGGCCCGACTTTCGCGGTGTCCACCTCCTCGAAGCCATCGCCAACTACCAGCAGCGCGAGCGCCGCTTCGGCGGTCTCGGCGAAGGAACCGACGAACACCTCGCCGGCCTCCAACCCGCCAGCGAAGTCGCAGAAGAGATCAGCACCCAACTCGACCAGACCGCCTCAACCCTCACCCGCCGCTAG
- a CDS encoding DUF4136 domain-containing protein: MRCTLRNSLSLSLILLLAATPILRAQSSPSTQAPLPSQITSAHTIFLSNAGAPNLYDAFTGGPNRAYNTLYADLRQWNHYQFVPTPAEADLILEISAVAPIVDASAHTGPIYNPQLILRLLDPKTHAVLWTTTANVHASGRQKNRDKGFDESVDVLVTQLRQLNGEALTPTQTVALQKNARSFTPTGVKIFLIAGIAGAVALGAYGAYRVSHPPSLQQPTLP, encoded by the coding sequence ATGCGCTGTACCTTACGTAATTCGCTGTCTCTCTCCCTTATCCTGCTTCTTGCCGCAACCCCAATCCTCCGCGCTCAGTCTTCCCCGAGCACCCAGGCCCCACTCCCCTCGCAGATCACCTCCGCCCACACCATCTTCCTCTCGAACGCCGGCGCACCCAATCTCTACGACGCCTTCACGGGCGGCCCCAACCGCGCCTACAACACCCTCTACGCCGACCTCAGGCAGTGGAACCACTACCAGTTCGTCCCCACCCCCGCCGAAGCCGATCTCATCCTCGAGATCAGCGCCGTCGCCCCCATCGTCGACGCCTCCGCCCACACCGGCCCCATCTACAATCCGCAGCTCATCCTCCGCCTCCTCGACCCCAAAACCCACGCCGTGCTATGGACCACCACGGCCAACGTCCACGCCAGTGGCCGTCAGAAGAACCGCGACAAGGGCTTCGATGAGTCCGTCGACGTCCTCGTCACCCAGCTCCGCCAGCTCAACGGCGAGGCCCTCACTCCCACCCAGACCGTCGCACTCCAGAAGAATGCGCGCTCCTTCACACCCACCGGCGTCAAGATCTTCCTGATCGCAGGCATCGCCGGCGCGGTAGCCCTCGGAGCCTACGGAGCCTACCGCGTCAGCCACCCTCCCTCCCTCCAACAGCCCACCCTCCCCTAG